The Desulfosalsimonas propionicica genome has a segment encoding these proteins:
- a CDS encoding NifB/NifX family molybdenum-iron cluster-binding protein: MKVALAVWNGRISPVFDVSRQLQIMDVQDGRVVNRVTVHFANDHPVHKVQRLLDMEVDILLCGAVSRQMAAVLDSYGIRRHDFIAGDIREVVDAYIRGALPSAEMSMPGCFSRRNRRRAKNRKGKRQK, from the coding sequence ATGAAGGTTGCCCTGGCAGTATGGAACGGCAGAATATCCCCGGTATTTGATGTATCCCGGCAACTGCAGATTATGGATGTGCAAGACGGCCGGGTGGTCAATCGCGTTACCGTGCATTTTGCAAACGATCACCCCGTGCACAAGGTGCAGCGGCTGCTTGACATGGAAGTTGACATTCTGCTCTGCGGGGCGGTTTCCCGTCAAATGGCCGCCGTCCTGGATTCTTATGGAATCCGGCGGCATGATTTCATTGCCGGCGATATTCGGGAAGTCGTTGATGCCTATATCCGGGGCGCCCTTCCCAGTGCCGAGATGAGCATGCCGGGTTGCTTTTCCAGGCGCAACCGGAGACGCGCCAAAAACCGAAAAGGAAAGAGACAAAAATGA
- a CDS encoding NifB/NifX family molybdenum-iron cluster-binding protein: MKIAVSATGNTLDSDLDARFGRAACFIVVNPEDLTFEVVENTQNLNAAQGAGIQAAKTVADQGVNAVLTGNCGPKAYAVLEQAKIPVITGLSGSVKEAVEQYKKGGLAAAAGPNVNGHWM, from the coding sequence ATGAAAATCGCGGTTTCTGCAACAGGCAACACACTGGACTCAGATCTGGACGCACGATTTGGCCGCGCGGCCTGCTTTATTGTCGTGAACCCGGAAGACCTTACTTTCGAGGTGGTCGAAAACACCCAGAATCTCAACGCCGCCCAGGGCGCCGGCATTCAGGCAGCCAAAACCGTTGCCGACCAGGGGGTCAACGCGGTGCTGACGGGCAATTGCGGACCAAAGGCGTATGCCGTTCTGGAACAGGCCAAAATCCCGGTTATCACGGGCCTTTCAGGCAGTGTCAAGGAAGCGGTGGAACAATACAAAAAAGGCGGACTTGCCGCTGCAGCCGGGCCCAATGTAAACGGCCACTGGATGTAA
- a CDS encoding NifB/NifX family molybdenum-iron cluster-binding protein produces MKFAIPLANGKLTAHFGHAQEFALISTENNQVQDKQFLVPPPHEPGVLPKWLADQQVDVVLAGGMGGKAIDLFSRAGIRVVTGAPVDEPELLVAQYLNSCLETGDNACSGGGGDKEGHQCRH; encoded by the coding sequence ATGAAATTTGCCATTCCTCTGGCAAACGGCAAACTGACGGCGCACTTCGGCCATGCTCAGGAATTTGCACTCATTTCAACGGAAAACAATCAGGTGCAGGACAAGCAGTTCCTGGTACCGCCCCCGCATGAACCGGGTGTGCTGCCCAAATGGCTGGCCGACCAGCAGGTGGATGTGGTGCTTGCCGGGGGCATGGGCGGCAAGGCCATTGATCTGTTTTCCCGGGCCGGAATCCGTGTGGTTACCGGTGCCCCGGTGGATGAACCCGAGCTCTTGGTGGCCCAATATCTCAACAGTTGCCTGGAAACAGGAGACAATGCATGTTCCGGCGGTGGCGGCGATAAAGAAGGCCACCAGTGCCGGCATTGA
- a CDS encoding P-loop NTPase — MIISVASGKGGTGKTTVATSLALAIGNSAQLMDCDVEAPNAHLFLKPVLEPEESVFMPVPVVDEDKCTMCGLCAEICQFNAIITIADTVMTFPELCHGCGGCQAVCPAGAIGEGKRTIGIIEHGRCNDLEFVHGRLRIGEAMAPPLIRQIRSRIKPEKTAVIDAPPGTSCPVIAAVQNTDFVVLVTEPTPFGLNDLQLAVETMKILEIPCGVIINRSDIGDDRVADYAAAENLPVLMEIPYERGIAEAYSRGEPLVESFPQWRQRFATLYEKICQLATGREQ; from the coding sequence ATGATTATCAGCGTGGCAAGCGGCAAGGGCGGAACCGGCAAGACAACCGTGGCAACCAGCCTCGCCCTGGCCATCGGCAATTCAGCACAATTAATGGACTGTGACGTGGAAGCGCCCAATGCACACCTGTTTCTCAAACCCGTACTGGAACCGGAAGAAAGTGTATTTATGCCGGTGCCCGTGGTGGATGAGGACAAGTGTACCATGTGCGGGCTGTGTGCGGAAATCTGCCAGTTCAACGCCATTATCACCATTGCCGATACCGTAATGACATTTCCCGAACTCTGCCACGGATGCGGGGGATGTCAGGCAGTGTGCCCGGCAGGGGCGATCGGGGAAGGCAAAAGAACCATTGGCATTATCGAGCATGGCCGTTGCAATGACCTGGAGTTTGTCCACGGACGCCTCCGCATCGGCGAAGCCATGGCACCTCCCTTAATCCGGCAGATCCGTTCCCGCATCAAACCGGAGAAAACAGCCGTCATCGACGCCCCGCCGGGCACTTCCTGCCCGGTCATCGCTGCTGTCCAGAACACGGATTTTGTTGTCCTGGTCACCGAGCCCACACCCTTTGGGTTAAACGACCTGCAGCTGGCCGTGGAAACCATGAAAATTCTTGAAATTCCCTGCGGCGTGATCATCAACCGCTCGGATATCGGAGACGACCGGGTGGCAGATTACGCAGCCGCCGAAAACCTCCCGGTTTTAATGGAGATCCCTTATGAACGGGGCATTGCAGAGGCCTATTCCCGGGGCGAACCCCTGGTGGAAAGTTTTCCGCAATGGCGGCAACGGTTTGCCACGCTCTATGAAAAGATTTGCCAACTTGCGACCGGGAGGGAACAATGA